In Candidatus Korarchaeota archaeon NZ13-K, the genomic window ATCTCAATCACCTCCTGGCGGCCAGATGCCTCATCCTCATAGCCTCCCTCCAGTCCGACCCCTCATCCCTCATCTCCCTCCCGGTCAGGTGAAGGAAGACGTCGCTGAGCGTCGGCTGGGCGTACCTCACCTCCTCTATCCTCACCCCAAGCCTGGAGGCCGCCTCGAACACGAGGGGTATCGCCCTGGAGGCGTTGCTCACGCTGAGGGCATGCAGGCCGTTCACCTCCCTATAATGCGTAACGATGCCCTCCTCCAGGAGCTCCTCTATCAGGTACCTGGACTTCGAGTGATCATCCATCCTCAGATAGAGGACATCCCTCCCGATGCCGCTCTTCAGCTCATCCGGACTCCCTATGGCCACTATCTTACCATGATCTATTATCGCGACCCTATCGCACAGCCTCTCCGCTTCCTCTATGTAATGGGTCGTCAGGAAGACAGTTACGTCCCCCTCATCCCTCAGCCTCTCTATGTACTCCCATATCCTCGCCCTGGTCTGCGGGTCCAGGCCTATCGTTGGCTCATCCAGGAAGAGTATCTCGGGCCTGTGCATGAGCCCCCTGGCTATCTCCAGCCTCCTTATCATCCCGCCGCTGTAGTTCTTGACCTCCACGTCCTTGAACCTGGTCAGCTCGGCGA contains:
- a CDS encoding ATP-binding cassette domain-containing protein, whose product is MEAIVVRNLVKRFGSLTAVDGVSFDVRRGEIFGFLGPNGAGKTTTINILVTLMRPTSGEAYVAGHNVVEEPVRVRERIGIVFQDASVDRNLTGWENLYIHGLIYGLSGEELRRRVEEALEFAELTRFKDVEVKNYSGGMIRRLEIARGLMHRPEILFLDEPTIGLDPQTRARIWEYIERLRDEGDVTVFLTTHYIEEAERLCDRVAIIDHGKIVAIGSPDELKSGIGRDVLYLRMDDHSKSRYLIEELLEEGIVTHYREVNGLHALSVSNASRAIPLVFEAASRLGVRIEEVRYAQPTLSDVFLHLTGREMRDEGSDWREAMRMRHLAARR